A single region of the Myxococcales bacterium genome encodes:
- a CDS encoding CpaF family protein, which yields MLSRKIFEQTLRQHLAPIESFLSDPTVSEVLINGPDAIYIEREGRLFRTDARFPSSRALMAALRNIGQFVGRSVDEDNPILEARLPDGSRVQAVLPPIASDGPNVSIRRFYTESMTMARLLGSGSISQDAAEFLDLAVKVKQNIIVSGGTGSGKTSLLNVLTDSFFDDERLVVIEDSREVQIRKPHVVHLEARHADAEGQGSISIRDLFRTTLRMRPDRIIIGEVRGGEALDLIQAMTSGHSGSLATVHATHVKDALSRLETLALMSDVELPLLALRLQIASAVDLIVQTERLRDGSRHISQIAEVHDYDTGKGYQLVVIFERHYGAKEKNGRVPSELKFTGVRPRVADLAAKHGF from the coding sequence GTGCTTTCACGAAAAATTTTTGAACAGACGTTGCGCCAACACCTTGCGCCCATCGAATCGTTTCTCAGCGATCCCACCGTAAGCGAAGTGCTCATCAACGGGCCTGATGCGATCTATATTGAGCGAGAGGGACGTTTGTTCCGAACAGACGCCCGATTTCCGTCCTCTCGGGCATTGATGGCGGCATTGCGCAATATAGGCCAATTTGTAGGGCGCAGTGTTGACGAGGACAACCCCATCCTCGAAGCGCGACTGCCGGACGGATCGCGCGTACAGGCGGTTCTTCCGCCGATCGCTTCTGACGGGCCGAATGTGTCCATCCGGCGTTTCTACACGGAGTCCATGACCATGGCGCGTTTGCTGGGCAGCGGCAGCATCAGCCAGGACGCGGCCGAGTTCTTGGATCTAGCAGTCAAGGTGAAACAGAATATTATCGTTTCAGGGGGAACCGGGTCGGGGAAGACGTCGCTTTTGAATGTACTGACAGACTCTTTTTTTGATGACGAGCGTCTGGTGGTGATCGAGGACTCGCGAGAAGTTCAGATCAGAAAACCTCACGTGGTGCACTTGGAGGCACGACACGCAGACGCCGAGGGGCAGGGAAGCATATCCATTCGTGACCTCTTCCGGACAACGCTGCGTATGCGACCCGATCGCATCATTATTGGAGAAGTGCGGGGCGGTGAGGCTCTGGATCTCATTCAAGCCATGACCTCGGGGCACAGCGGGTCGCTGGCGACCGTTCATGCAACGCATGTCAAAGACGCCCTTAGCAGGCTTGAGACGCTGGCACTCATGAGTGATGTAGAACTCCCCTTGCTCGCACTTCGTTTGCAGATTGCCTCGGCCGTAGATCTCATTGTCCAAACCGAGCGACTGCGGGACGGATCCCGACACATCAGTCAAATAGCCGAAGTGCACGATTACGATACTGGCAAAGGCTATCAGCTGGTGGTGATTTTTGAGCGCCACTATGGAGCAAAAGAAAAAAACGGACGCGTACCGTCGGAGCTAAAATTCACCGGAGTGCGCCCGCGTGTCGCCGATCTGGCAGCTAAGCACGGTTTCTGA
- a CDS encoding cbb3-type cytochrome c oxidase subunit I — MKYESQRVAYWFFATCMLLLTLQIVYGFIMAFAHMGYDGLHDWIPFHAARASHNNLLVMWLLAGFMGAAYYIVPEECERELYWPKLAYVQLIAFVIVGVTALIGFHVGWWEGRKFLEIPRPLDYLVVVDVLLFIANIGMTIWKGRRITTTSSVLFFGLLMAALLYLPGMIPTTNQTVDSYWRWWVVHLWVEGVWELIMGGILAFLLIKLTGVDREVIEKWLYVIVGLTFLSGILGTGHHYYFIGVPNYWLWVGGVFSALEPLAFLGMAIYGIQMYRKRGLEHPNGIALLWTVGCCIMSFVGAGFLGAAHTLPQVNLYTHGTLVTAMHGHMAFWGAYAMLVLAIITYAMPLMTGRKGYTLGSASLAFWASNIGMVAMTVAFGIAGVAQVYLERRAGMEFLDVQRELQVHFFGLILAASVFSVGIIAFIYNFVRYGWPVAPVVVTAESHPVRIIPSMDRAVTKST, encoded by the coding sequence ATGAAATACGAGTCCCAGCGTGTAGCTTACTGGTTTTTCGCGACCTGCATGCTCCTTTTGACCTTGCAGATCGTATACGGCTTTATCATGGCCTTTGCCCACATGGGCTATGATGGTTTACACGATTGGATCCCATTTCACGCCGCGCGCGCCAGCCATAACAATCTGTTGGTGATGTGGCTTTTGGCAGGTTTCATGGGTGCGGCATATTACATCGTGCCAGAGGAGTGCGAACGCGAACTCTATTGGCCCAAGCTCGCTTACGTGCAGTTGATTGCATTTGTGATAGTCGGTGTTACCGCACTCATCGGGTTTCATGTGGGCTGGTGGGAAGGTCGGAAATTTCTCGAGATACCACGCCCCCTTGACTACCTAGTGGTGGTGGATGTGCTCTTATTCATTGCCAACATTGGCATGACAATTTGGAAAGGGCGCCGCATCACTACGACAAGCAGCGTATTGTTCTTCGGCTTGCTTATGGCCGCGCTGCTCTATCTGCCAGGCATGATTCCTACGACCAACCAGACCGTCGATTCGTACTGGCGCTGGTGGGTCGTGCACCTTTGGGTGGAGGGCGTTTGGGAACTGATCATGGGAGGCATCTTGGCCTTTCTCTTGATCAAGCTGACAGGAGTCGACCGCGAGGTCATAGAAAAGTGGCTCTATGTGATCGTCGGGCTGACATTCTTGTCCGGGATCTTGGGGACGGGTCATCATTACTATTTCATCGGCGTCCCTAACTATTGGTTATGGGTGGGGGGCGTTTTTAGTGCGCTTGAGCCACTCGCGTTCTTGGGTATGGCGATTTATGGCATTCAGATGTACCGCAAACGCGGCCTTGAACATCCCAACGGTATTGCGCTGTTGTGGACTGTGGGGTGCTGCATCATGTCGTTTGTTGGAGCGGGATTCTTAGGAGCGGCGCACACGCTACCGCAGGTAAACCTCTATACCCACGGAACGTTGGTGACCGCGATGCATGGTCATATGGCTTTCTGGGGAGCGTACGCGATGCTGGTGCTCGCTATCATCACGTACGCGATGCCTTTGATGACCGGACGGAAGGGATACACACTGGGCTCGGCCTCGCTGGCCTTTTGGGCTTCAAACATCGGTATGGTGGCAATGACCGTGGCGTTTGGGATTGCGGGAGTAGCGCAGGTGTATCTTGAACGGCGGGCGGGCATGGAATTTCTGGATGTACAGCGCGAGCTGCAGGTCCACTTCTTTGGGTTGATACTGGCGGCGTCTGTATTTTCGGTAGGCATTATCGCCTTCATATACAACTTTGTTCGTTATGGTTGGCCTGTGGCGCCCGTGGTCGTGACCGCGGAATCACATCCCGTGCGCATCATTCCGA
- a CDS encoding type II secretion system F family protein, with protein MRWEPILLQIVNYLGMVAITLMVGMLVYHLVSRHRHEAKRLGLRGLKRKMALAQQGTFALVEPLMRTVARLTAYLALPQLRERIDVLLRHSGFYLGLSVNEYLALALLGASAAGGVGLLLVRIIGLPMVLVVFFAGLGAFLPYARVRSEIQRRSKEINRSLPSAIDLMSLAMGAGLDFTGAVRQLIERFSGRTDALQEEFYWMLQEIQLGFTRRQALENFADRAPSLAVREFVSAVVQSEERGTPLVEVLQIQATTARNRRSVRAEELAARAGVMMMGPLALIFVSILLLLMGPFVVGQNF; from the coding sequence ATGCGCTGGGAACCTATACTGCTGCAAATTGTAAACTATCTTGGGATGGTCGCCATAACGTTGATGGTGGGCATGCTTGTGTACCATCTGGTCAGTCGGCATCGTCACGAGGCCAAACGGCTGGGGCTTCGAGGCCTCAAACGCAAGATGGCATTAGCGCAACAAGGAACATTCGCGCTCGTCGAGCCCTTGATGCGGACCGTGGCGCGTCTGACGGCGTATCTTGCGTTGCCCCAGTTGCGAGAGCGCATCGACGTCCTGCTTCGGCACTCAGGTTTTTACCTAGGATTATCGGTCAATGAATATCTTGCTCTTGCGTTACTTGGGGCATCGGCTGCTGGGGGCGTGGGGCTTTTGTTGGTGCGAATTATCGGGTTGCCGATGGTGCTGGTGGTGTTCTTTGCTGGTCTGGGAGCTTTTCTGCCGTATGCGCGCGTGAGAAGCGAGATCCAGCGGCGGAGTAAGGAAATCAACCGCTCTTTGCCGAGTGCCATTGATCTCATGTCGCTCGCCATGGGCGCGGGTCTCGATTTTACAGGAGCAGTCCGCCAACTGATTGAACGTTTCTCGGGACGGACCGACGCGTTGCAAGAGGAATTTTATTGGATGCTACAGGAGATTCAGCTTGGATTTACCCGCCGGCAGGCGCTTGAAAATTTTGCGGATCGCGCACCGAGTCTCGCTGTGAGAGAATTTGTGTCGGCCGTCGTTCAATCGGAAGAACGCGGCACGCCATTGGTGGAGGTTCTTCAGATTCAGGCGACGACTGCGCGAAATCGCCGCAGCGTTCGTGCAGAGGAACTCGCAGCCCGTGCGGGAGTCATGATGATGGGCCCACTTGCGCTGATTTTTGTTTCTATTTTGTTACTGTTGATGGGCCCATTTGTCGTTGGGCAAAATTTTTAA
- a CDS encoding pilus assembly protein N-terminal domain-containing protein — translation MRAHARTTTQGGLVAVMWMAASGVVLAQADAQEFIELRVGEQTTISARGVKSFSEGTPGIIDVRVPPNSEELVVVGLRTGETSLLLLRERGRKVNYAVRVYDATVTNTAPSGAIRVPERVNIRLDFYFVGLSETYSHQIGVGWPGSVGGAGVGQLSATMDLQAGALAGATASLVNQPLPRLDVAQSQGWARVYRHAVMITGNGHQAQFTSGGEHNALVQGALTADVRSIEFGSDVRVQPRYDEKSGRIEVAIQADVSDLEEVNASGLPNRSRSSLQTLVTMEVGQGVVLAGLTGQRKRRSTAGLPGLSQIPIIGLLFGSDREAREDSDTLLFIVPTVVRSVPRSHAEIVKEVFTIYNAYSGDIEESRLLDSVLVSPGR, via the coding sequence ATGAGAGCACACGCACGCACAACGACGCAAGGTGGCTTGGTCGCCGTTATGTGGATGGCCGCATCCGGCGTTGTTTTGGCGCAGGCCGATGCGCAGGAGTTTATCGAGTTGCGCGTGGGGGAACAGACGACAATATCGGCCCGTGGCGTCAAGAGCTTTTCCGAGGGAACTCCGGGGATCATTGATGTGCGCGTTCCGCCGAACTCTGAGGAACTGGTCGTGGTCGGATTACGCACAGGAGAGACCTCTTTGTTGCTCCTGAGGGAGCGAGGCCGGAAAGTGAATTACGCGGTCCGGGTTTACGACGCCACCGTGACCAATACCGCGCCGTCAGGCGCGATTCGGGTGCCAGAGCGTGTCAACATTCGCCTGGATTTTTATTTTGTGGGCCTGAGTGAGACGTATTCTCATCAAATTGGGGTTGGATGGCCTGGCTCCGTCGGAGGTGCGGGGGTGGGTCAGCTCTCGGCAACGATGGATTTGCAAGCGGGCGCGCTTGCAGGCGCGACGGCAAGTTTGGTCAATCAACCGTTGCCGCGTCTGGATGTGGCCCAGTCTCAAGGGTGGGCGCGAGTATATCGCCACGCTGTGATGATCACGGGCAATGGTCATCAGGCGCAGTTTACCAGCGGCGGAGAGCATAACGCGCTCGTTCAAGGAGCGCTCACCGCCGATGTGCGCTCTATCGAGTTTGGCAGCGATGTGCGCGTACAGCCACGCTACGACGAAAAATCGGGACGGATTGAAGTCGCGATTCAAGCTGATGTTTCTGATCTCGAAGAGGTGAACGCTTCGGGGCTTCCAAACCGTAGTCGCTCATCGCTACAGACCCTTGTGACGATGGAGGTGGGCCAGGGTGTGGTTCTTGCGGGACTCACGGGTCAAAGGAAGCGCCGCTCAACTGCCGGATTGCCAGGCCTCAGTCAAATCCCCATCATTGGCTTGCTGTTTGGCTCAGACCGGGAAGCGCGCGAGGATTCCGACACGCTGCTTTTCATCGTGCCTACGGTCGTGCGTAGCGTCCCGAGAAGCCATGCCGAAATCGTCAAGGAAGTTTTTACCATTTATAATGCTTACAGTGGAGATATAGAAGAATCGCGGCTGCTCGATTCAGTTCTTGTGTCTCCGGGGCGTTAG
- a CDS encoding c-type cytochrome, which produces MLSKSAARTFFVVGTVLCSGVFVWLTIDSLAKVPELTKTVNLTPAAIRGKHLWEAKNCMGCHTLLGEGAYYAPELTMVYSRRGPEFIHAMLTDPQAVYPGQRRMQQYDLTEQEKSDLIAFFKWIEGADLNGFPPAPTINQVRGAPHSQDSTPLVFRQVCSACHAWGGQGGKVGPALDDVGKRFDAAYLRRWLKNPRSIRANTTMPQLPLTEAQITELIAFFSPTPTPDTGTAPREGAAP; this is translated from the coding sequence ATGCTTTCTAAGTCAGCCGCGCGCACATTTTTCGTAGTGGGTACGGTGTTGTGTTCCGGCGTGTTTGTCTGGCTGACGATTGACAGCCTTGCGAAGGTGCCAGAGCTTACAAAGACCGTAAATCTGACGCCAGCGGCGATCCGCGGAAAACATCTGTGGGAAGCGAAAAATTGTATGGGATGTCACACGCTGCTTGGAGAGGGTGCGTACTACGCCCCTGAGCTGACAATGGTGTATTCAAGGCGTGGTCCAGAATTCATTCACGCCATGCTAACCGATCCGCAAGCCGTGTATCCCGGCCAACGACGGATGCAGCAATACGACTTGACGGAGCAGGAGAAGAGCGACCTCATCGCATTCTTTAAGTGGATCGAAGGCGCTGATCTCAACGGCTTCCCGCCGGCGCCCACGATTAATCAGGTCAGGGGCGCGCCTCACTCGCAAGACTCAACACCTTTGGTGTTTAGGCAGGTCTGCAGTGCATGCCATGCCTGGGGGGGACAGGGTGGCAAGGTCGGCCCTGCGCTTGATGATGTTGGCAAACGCTTTGATGCTGCATACTTGCGTCGGTGGCTCAAAAATCCTCGTTCGATTCGGGCCAACACGACCATGCCTCAGCTACCGTTGACTGAAGCGCAAATAACTGAATTGATTGCGTTTTTTAGCCCAACGCCAACCCCAGATACGGGCACAGCCCCTCGAGAAGGAGCCGCTCCATGA
- a CDS encoding type II secretion system F family protein, with product MTYTAVLIQALAVTGGLGIIVAMSVAIYCLAADPTSAPRSWWAKYVARLQLLFKSMHDPRDARQVARLQLGLCLGITLYALYTTDLYLGGLVLAILWVPWLVLQQRHHKRLEVIEDQLEGWLLSLANGLKAAPSIGDAIEASIGMVQLPLRAELEVCVKEMKLGTPVDQAVMNLARRVDSSMVTTAITAILIGRQTGGDLSVILERTAATLREMRRLEGVVRAKTAEGRNQAYVLAAMPFVLLGIIHSFDAAWFNPLLDSILGYLVVAIALTAWLSGIVWARKIMSVDI from the coding sequence ATGACTTACACGGCTGTACTGATCCAAGCATTGGCGGTCACAGGTGGCTTAGGGATCATCGTGGCCATGTCGGTGGCCATTTACTGCCTGGCCGCAGATCCCACGAGCGCTCCTCGCTCGTGGTGGGCCAAGTATGTGGCTCGGCTTCAGCTGCTTTTTAAGTCGATGCATGACCCGCGGGATGCGCGACAAGTGGCAAGACTGCAGCTGGGCCTATGTCTCGGGATCACCCTTTATGCGCTTTATACGACGGACCTCTATCTGGGCGGCTTAGTTCTAGCAATTTTGTGGGTCCCCTGGCTCGTCTTGCAACAGCGCCATCACAAGCGACTCGAAGTCATCGAGGATCAGCTTGAGGGTTGGCTTCTGAGCCTGGCCAATGGTCTAAAAGCCGCGCCTTCCATCGGCGACGCCATTGAGGCGAGCATCGGCATGGTACAGCTCCCCCTGCGCGCGGAGCTTGAGGTGTGTGTCAAGGAAATGAAACTAGGCACGCCCGTGGATCAGGCGGTGATGAACTTGGCGCGGCGTGTCGATAGCAGCATGGTGACGACGGCGATTACCGCGATACTGATTGGGCGACAGACGGGTGGTGATCTTTCCGTGATTCTGGAGCGAACCGCGGCAACGCTTCGTGAAATGCGCCGTCTTGAGGGCGTAGTGCGTGCGAAAACCGCAGAAGGACGCAACCAGGCCTATGTGCTGGCGGCGATGCCGTTTGTGCTGTTGGGCATTATTCATAGTTTTGATGCCGCGTGGTTCAATCCCCTGCTCGATTCCATACTCGGCTACCTTGTGGTTGCAATTGCGCTTACGGCCTGGCTGTCCGGCATCGTATGGGCGAGAAAAATCATGTCGGTGGATATCTGA
- the tadA gene encoding Flp pilus assembly complex ATPase component TadA gives MVTDNSANGTWIGTRRIHNEEARIRSGSMLRLGPYRVTIRAHDEGADFQTDSVVSGSFTVGKSHPPSQSAVSPTVSPDGGKQGALAPDLRRRIHRLLLEHMDLAAYDRNKMNDQQMRPKVHAALSRIMGQMSSELAAGINPALLIEELADEALGLGPLERLLADDTVSEIMVVDSQTIFVERRGKIERATQHFTDEEAVRAVIERIVTPLGRRIDESNPLVDARLKDGSRVNAIIRPLALKGASITIRKFSRSLFSVDQLVELDTLSLQMAQFLVRSVKAKKNIVISGGTGSGKTTLLNVLSSSIPAEERIVTIEDAAELQLPQVHVVPLEARPPNMEGKGEFAIRDLVRNALRMRPDRIVVGECRGGEALDMLQAMNTGHDGSLTTIHANSPLEAVNRLETLVLMSGLDLPIRAIREQIARSIHLVVQQARLADGTRRITRISEVVGISHAGELKLHDIFEFVRTGTGPKGHVLGEFVTTGYLPTFLEEFGVLGLVEGADYL, from the coding sequence ATGGTGACGGACAACTCTGCGAACGGCACCTGGATCGGTACACGGCGCATCCACAACGAGGAGGCCCGAATAAGAAGCGGCAGTATGCTACGATTGGGCCCCTATCGCGTGACCATTCGGGCCCATGACGAGGGAGCCGATTTTCAGACCGACTCGGTGGTGTCAGGCTCTTTTACGGTGGGCAAGTCTCACCCGCCTTCCCAGAGTGCTGTGAGTCCCACCGTGTCTCCCGACGGCGGCAAACAGGGTGCGTTGGCGCCGGATCTGCGGCGCCGTATCCACCGACTTCTTCTAGAGCACATGGATCTCGCCGCCTACGATCGCAACAAAATGAACGATCAACAAATGCGGCCCAAGGTGCATGCAGCGCTGAGCCGTATTATGGGACAAATGTCCTCCGAACTCGCGGCGGGTATCAATCCGGCCTTGCTGATTGAAGAGCTTGCTGACGAAGCGCTGGGGCTCGGCCCATTGGAGCGCCTATTGGCCGACGACACGGTTTCGGAAATCATGGTGGTCGATAGCCAGACCATTTTTGTGGAACGACGGGGGAAAATAGAACGCGCCACACAGCATTTCACCGATGAAGAGGCGGTGCGGGCGGTGATCGAGCGCATTGTCACGCCGCTTGGCAGGCGCATTGATGAATCGAACCCGCTGGTAGATGCACGCCTTAAGGACGGATCGAGAGTCAATGCCATCATACGACCGTTAGCGTTAAAGGGCGCGTCGATCACCATTCGAAAATTTTCACGGTCCTTGTTTTCGGTGGACCAACTTGTAGAGCTGGACACACTTTCGCTGCAGATGGCGCAATTTTTGGTGCGCTCAGTGAAGGCCAAAAAAAATATTGTCATTTCGGGCGGGACCGGCAGTGGCAAAACGACGTTGCTCAACGTGCTTTCTTCGTCGATACCTGCAGAGGAGCGCATCGTAACCATCGAGGATGCGGCGGAGTTACAACTGCCCCAAGTGCACGTGGTTCCCCTTGAGGCGCGCCCTCCAAACATGGAGGGCAAAGGCGAGTTTGCGATACGGGATCTAGTCCGAAATGCGCTTCGTATGCGACCAGACAGAATTGTCGTGGGAGAGTGCCGAGGAGGAGAGGCATTAGACATGCTTCAGGCGATGAATACGGGTCACGACGGCTCGCTCACGACTATTCATGCCAACAGTCCGCTTGAGGCCGTAAACCGCCTCGAAACGCTGGTTTTAATGTCGGGCCTGGATTTGCCCATTCGCGCGATTCGAGAGCAAATCGCGCGCAGTATTCATTTGGTGGTGCAACAAGCTCGTTTGGCAGATGGCACGCGGCGCATCACGCGCATTTCGGAGGTGGTGGGGATCAGCCATGCAGGCGAGCTGAAGTTACACGATATCTTTGAGTTCGTTCGGACCGGAACGGGACCCAAAGGGCACGTACTGGGAGAGTTCGTCACTACAGGATACTTGCCCACGTTTCTTGAGGAGTTCGGCGTGCTCGGGCTTGTGGAAGGTGCCGATTATTTATGA
- the cpaB gene encoding Flp pilus assembly protein CpaB, producing the protein MNKRALTVAMIAGACGFLLLWVYKQRYEQTVCGGTKQSVVVAVRDLPLGTTITEDMLGLREVPGQFIEERHIRAPEATRIVGVKMTTAVRANEAILWTDLAVVSEQRRDLSSLINDGRRAVAVRADVTSTFGGLLRPGDRVDVILTYQRQDGRQASRTLMQNRLVLAAGTDTGSSNVANVSEGQARGSGYAEQIVLSVNVDEAQALAFAQERGSIRLVLRNPNDITLVKGIPETGEESLRGREVVEPEAPKP; encoded by the coding sequence ATGAACAAGCGCGCCCTTACCGTGGCCATGATCGCCGGCGCCTGCGGCTTTTTATTGCTTTGGGTCTATAAACAACGTTACGAGCAGACTGTCTGCGGAGGCACCAAGCAATCTGTGGTCGTCGCGGTGCGCGACTTGCCGCTGGGGACCACCATCACAGAGGACATGCTGGGGCTTCGCGAAGTCCCCGGCCAGTTTATCGAAGAGCGGCATATCAGAGCTCCAGAAGCTACGCGCATCGTGGGAGTCAAGATGACCACCGCCGTGCGCGCCAATGAAGCCATTCTCTGGACGGACTTGGCGGTCGTCAGCGAGCAACGTCGAGACCTGTCCAGCCTGATCAATGATGGTCGGCGGGCGGTGGCGGTGAGAGCCGACGTGACGTCTACCTTTGGGGGGTTACTGAGGCCGGGTGATCGCGTGGATGTCATTCTCACGTATCAGCGACAGGACGGGCGACAGGCCAGCCGCACTTTGATGCAGAACAGGTTGGTGCTTGCGGCAGGCACCGACACCGGCTCCTCAAACGTCGCCAACGTGTCGGAGGGTCAGGCGCGGGGAAGTGGGTATGCTGAGCAAATCGTGCTTAGTGTGAATGTGGACGAGGCGCAGGCGTTGGCGTTCGCGCAAGAGCGGGGCTCCATTCGCTTGGTGCTTCGTAATCCCAACGATATTACCTTGGTCAAGGGTATTCCCGAGACAGGGGAGGAGTCGCTACGCGGTCGTGAAGTCGTCGAACCGGAGGCACCTAAACCATGA
- a CDS encoding tetratricopeptide repeat protein: protein MIHGGRARLLGCLLVLGACASAPPRGRPSEGHDPLSRIDARTLFQTGKKLADQGDYIRAEQYFAAAMDKGYPAKQAIAALMEVCVSSSRIPSALQYGEPYLERHPRAWSLRLLVGSLYYALDRFDDAAKALERVLVDAPQEPATAHYLLALTYLNVQGATLQIKEHARRYLDLEPNGAHAEEAVDLLRSAVATPSTPEAPEESVSNDPTILR, encoded by the coding sequence ATGATCCACGGCGGACGAGCACGATTGTTAGGGTGCCTACTCGTCTTAGGCGCTTGCGCCTCAGCCCCGCCTAGGGGAAGACCATCAGAGGGACACGACCCGCTTTCGCGTATCGATGCCCGCACGCTTTTTCAGACTGGGAAAAAGTTAGCAGACCAGGGTGATTACATTCGCGCGGAACAATATTTTGCTGCAGCCATGGATAAGGGGTACCCCGCAAAGCAAGCGATCGCGGCGTTAATGGAAGTCTGTGTGAGTTCTTCTCGCATCCCTTCGGCTTTGCAATATGGCGAGCCCTATCTCGAGAGACATCCGAGAGCCTGGTCGCTCAGGCTGTTGGTCGGGTCACTCTACTATGCGCTCGATCGTTTTGATGATGCAGCGAAAGCACTTGAACGGGTACTCGTCGATGCGCCACAGGAGCCAGCAACCGCGCATTATTTGTTGGCGCTAACCTATCTGAATGTACAAGGCGCCACGCTGCAGATCAAGGAGCATGCCCGCCGGTATCTCGATCTTGAGCCTAATGGCGCGCATGCCGAGGAGGCTGTGGATCTGTTGCGCAGCGCTGTTGCTACGCCTTCGACGCCAGAGGCACCAGAAGAGTCGGTCTCCAATGACCCTACGATTCTCAGATAG
- a CDS encoding DUF4244 domain-containing protein translates to MNWIRKVYKSKLGRDTRGMTTVEYIIVLSLIAVVGFGIWQKFGKTVKTKVQAADSVMENMPTTTTP, encoded by the coding sequence ATGAACTGGATACGCAAGGTTTATAAGAGCAAGCTCGGCCGCGACACTCGAGGCATGACCACCGTGGAGTACATCATCGTACTTTCGCTCATCGCTGTCGTCGGATTTGGCATCTGGCAGAAGTTTGGCAAGACCGTGAAGACGAAAGTGCAGGCAGCGGACAGCGTCATGGAAAACATGCCTACGACGACAACGCCCTAG